In a genomic window of Mucilaginibacter sp. KACC 22063:
- a CDS encoding ATP-binding protein produces MTNLMVSDMQEANIQDTKLYTLQLASKPESVVEVENLIEDIADTYGISEDTFANMMTCLHEVVINAIVHGNKLDEHKKVIVNAEVDQKRIIWNVADEGEGFDYNSLPDPTAAENLESLTGRGVFIVKHLADQCIFNASGNEVELHFKI; encoded by the coding sequence TTGACCAACTTAATGGTAAGTGATATGCAGGAGGCCAATATTCAGGACACTAAACTATATACTTTACAGCTTGCATCGAAGCCTGAAAGTGTTGTAGAAGTGGAGAATTTAATTGAAGATATAGCAGATACTTATGGTATAAGCGAAGATACCTTTGCCAACATGATGACCTGTTTGCATGAAGTGGTTATAAATGCCATAGTACATGGCAACAAGCTCGACGAACACAAAAAAGTAATTGTAAACGCCGAGGTTGATCAGAAACGTATCATCTGGAACGTAGCCGACGAAGGCGAAGGTTTTGATTACAACAGCCTGCCTGATCCTACCGCTGCAGAAAACCTGGAAAGCCTTACCGGCCGCGGGGTTTTTATTGTAAAACATTTAGCCGATCAATGCATATTTAATGCCTCTGGTAATGAGGTTGAACTACATTTTAAAATCTGA
- the ybeY gene encoding rRNA maturation RNase YbeY, with protein sequence MPSINFFQEDVNFKLSGKLKLKQWIKDTIAAEGYKLDELNYIFCSDEYLLGINQQYLDHDTYTDIITFDNSETPKLITGDIFISIERIRENAEKFSVSVNRELQRVVIHGALHLLGYKDKKPAEKKLMTEKEDFYLMKVSE encoded by the coding sequence ATGCCTTCTATCAACTTCTTTCAGGAAGATGTTAATTTTAAACTTTCAGGTAAATTGAAGCTAAAGCAATGGATAAAGGATACTATTGCTGCCGAGGGCTATAAACTTGATGAATTAAATTACATCTTCTGCTCTGACGAATATTTGCTGGGTATCAACCAGCAATACCTTGACCATGATACTTATACAGATATCATCACCTTTGATAATTCTGAAACACCGAAATTAATTACCGGTGATATTTTTATTTCCATTGAGCGTATACGTGAAAATGCAGAAAAATTTAGTGTTTCTGTTAACCGCGAATTGCAGCGTGTGGTGATACATGGCGCTTTGCATCTGCTTGGTTATAAGGATAAAAAGCCTGCCGAGAAAAAGCTGATGACTGAAAAAGAAGACTTTTACCTGATGAAAGTAAGCGAATAA
- a CDS encoding glutathione peroxidase codes for MKLLALVWAFLFLAAPTSVYQFKLKSIDGDKLSLAKYRGKKILIVNTASKCGFTKQYKDLEALSEKYKDKLVVVGFPANNFGGQEPGTNQDIKTFCHDNFNVSFPMSGKVSVLGLDIDPLFQYLTTAPNPDFTGDIKWNFEKFLIDENGKLIHRYRSQVTPLDPKITSEIEK; via the coding sequence ATGAAATTACTGGCATTAGTATGGGCTTTCCTTTTTTTGGCTGCCCCAACATCAGTTTATCAGTTTAAATTAAAAAGCATCGATGGCGACAAGCTATCATTAGCAAAGTACCGCGGTAAAAAGATCCTTATTGTAAATACGGCTTCAAAATGCGGCTTTACCAAGCAGTACAAAGACCTTGAAGCATTATCAGAAAAGTATAAAGACAAATTAGTTGTAGTAGGTTTCCCTGCAAATAATTTTGGCGGACAAGAGCCTGGTACCAATCAGGACATCAAAACCTTTTGCCATGATAACTTTAACGTAAGTTTCCCGATGAGCGGTAAGGTAAGCGTATTAGGCTTAGATATTGATCCTTTATTCCAGTATCTTACTACTGCCCCTAACCCTGATTTTACAGGCGATATCAAATGGAACTTTGAGAAATTCCTGATCGATGAAAACGGCAAGCTAATTCACCGTTACCGTTCGCAGGTAACACCGCTTGATCCAAAGATCACCAGCGAAATAGAAAAATAA
- a CDS encoding MlaD family protein has product MRTTNSQKIKIGLFTVIGLAILFLAIFLIGNQKSMFSSTFRVVSTFKNVNGLMVGNNVRFAGINVGVVQDIDIVSDSTVQVVLSLNNNVHKFIKKDCKVSIGSDGLMGDKLVVISPGGITSQEQIENNGKLAAVNPVDVDKIIGKLTRVADNAEKITTSLSGIFEDVNKGKGTLGRLLHSDKMAKDLESTVASAKTTVKNVNASTQTLHEDLKAAQSNFLLRGFFKKKQKRKQDSIKRMQDSLKKVQKQREKEAKKNQ; this is encoded by the coding sequence ATGAGAACTACAAACTCACAGAAAATAAAAATAGGCTTATTTACCGTGATAGGCCTCGCCATACTTTTCCTCGCCATTTTCCTGATTGGAAATCAGAAAAGCATGTTCAGCTCTACTTTCAGGGTAGTGAGTACATTTAAAAACGTAAATGGATTAATGGTAGGTAATAATGTACGTTTTGCGGGTATAAATGTAGGCGTGGTTCAGGATATTGATATTGTATCAGACAGTACCGTACAAGTGGTACTCTCGTTGAATAACAACGTTCATAAATTTATAAAAAAGGATTGCAAGGTAAGCATAGGCAGCGATGGTCTGATGGGCGATAAGCTGGTTGTTATTAGCCCGGGAGGCATTACCAGCCAGGAGCAGATCGAAAACAATGGTAAGCTGGCTGCAGTTAACCCGGTAGATGTAGACAAGATTATTGGCAAGCTTACCCGTGTTGCAGACAATGCTGAAAAGATAACCACAAGCTTAAGCGGTATTTTTGAAGACGTTAACAAAGGCAAAGGGACATTAGGTCGTTTATTACACAGCGATAAAATGGCAAAGGACCTTGAAAGTACAGTGGCTTCGGCTAAAACGACCGTAAAGAACGTGAACGCAAGCACACAAACCTTGCATGAAGATTTAAAGGCTGCTCAAAGCAATTTCTTGTTGAGAGGTTTCTTTAAGAAAAAGCAAAAGCGTAAGCAGGACTCTATTAAACGCATGCAGGACTCGTTAAAAAAAGTTCAAAAGCAACGGGAAAAAGAAGCGAAGAAAAACCAATAG